A segment of the Tissierellales bacterium genome:
AAAGTCAATTGTTAGAGATCTAGATTCATCTTCAAAAAATGATATAGAAACAGTATTAAGTTATGTCGAAAGGTATTTTGATTCAGATGAAGATTCGCTTGGAGACATAATAGGAGCGCCAGTGAATCTTATATTTCCGTGGTATAAAATTACGCGAAGATTATTTTTGAGTACATTGTATTGGCGACTTGGGAATAAAGCAAGTTCATATGAAGAGATATCAAAATATATTGAGATTGTGTCTGAAAAGAAGGAAATGGATAGTGAAACATTGACTTGGTATAAGTGTATAAGAGATTATATGGGAACAAGAATAAAAGAAGAGCCCAAAGATGATGCATTAGAAGTAATGAAGCTATTTTATGAAGAAGAACTAATATCTTCTGTTGTAAAGTATATAGATAATCCAGAAAAGTTGTTTAAAAATTACAGCAAGATAAGTTGTTGGGATTGCGAAAAATGCAATTTTAGTAGTTATTGTAATTATAAAGAACTTGAAGAGGTTCATTTAAGGATAAAGAAAATCTATAGCAAAAATATGATAAATCAATTTAGTTTGAAAGATTTGTTTACTGACAAATAAAAGTTTGGCAAGGAGAATTGTATGTGTGGAATTTCAGGATTGATTTCAATAGATAAAATAAGTGAATATGAAACTTCGAATATGAACAAGATAAACCAAGAACTAGAGATGCGAGGTCCAGATCATGTAGGTGCTTGGATGAATTTGAGTGGGACTGTTAGGCTAAATCACACAAGATTATCAATAGTAGATAATTCATCAGCAGGCAGTCAACCGATGCGATTTGACCACTTGTGTATAACGTTCAATGGTGAAATATATAATTATTCGGACATAAGATCAAAGCTAAAGAATAGCGGGTATAAATTCGAAACTAGAACAGATACTGAAGTTATGCTTAAAGCATATCATCTATATGGAACAGCATGTTTAGTTAAGTTTGATGGGCAGTTCTCTTTTGCTATATGGGATGAGAAGAAAAAAGAACTATTTATTGCGAGAGATAGATTTGGTAAAAAACCGTTTTATTACACTATCAGTGATAATAAATTTAAATTTTCTAGTTATTTACCTAGTTTAATAAAAAATGATAATCAAAAATTAAGTATTAACAAAACTGCTATAGATTTTTATTTTAGATTGGGGATAATACCAGCACCTCATACTCCATTTTTGAGATATCAAAAACTAGAAAATGGAGTTGCGGGTATAATAAAATTAGAGAATAATAAGTTAAAAATGAATACATGGAAGTACTATGAGCTAGAATTTGAGACAGAAGGCAGTGAGGTTTCTGAAAATAAAGCTATCAAGGAAACAAAAAATGCAATAGTTGAGGGTGTGGAAAAACGATTAAATACAGATGTTAATTCTTGTGTTTTCTTGTCTGGAGGACTAGATTCGTCTTTGATAACAGCTATAGCATATAAAGAACTCAATGTTAAAATACCAACCATTGCAATTGGTTTTGAAGAGACATTTGGGAAAAGTGGAGATGAGTTCGAGTATTCAGATTATGTTTCTGATTTATTTGGAACACATCATACAAAAAATAGAATTAGTAATGAATTAGTTTTAAAAAATATAGAAGATTGCTATTTGAGAATAAATGAACCTATGTGGGGATTTGACATGATGGGTCATTATCTAATGGCAAAATCTATAAAAAATAAATACAAAGTTGCACTTTCTGGTATGGGTGCAGATGAAATGTGGATGGGATATAGTTGGCATAGAGAAATGACAAAGTATGATATGTCAGCAGAAAAATTGTTTTCTATATTTATTCAAAATGATGAATCCCTTTCGAAATATTGTAGCGATGAGGTATTGGCAAATAGTGATACAAATGATTTAGTCAAAAAGTATTTCGAGGCATTAAATGGACATAAATGCGATGAATTTGAAAAAATATTGCACTCAGAACTCAACTTATTTTTGCCAGAGGATGCTCTTAAGAGATCAGATAGTACAACCATGAGACATGGTTTAGAAGTAAGAGTGCCATTTTTAGATAGTGAAGTTATAAATATTGGAAGGAAGATACACCATAGCTTAAAGTGTAAACATGGAATAGATAAATATATAATAAAAAAGATATCTGAAAGTTATTTTTCAGATAGTTTTATACACCGAGAAAAGGGTTATTTTCCAGTAGCTCCACTACAGTATCAGTCAAAAGAAATTTTTGAATTTATGAAAGAAATATTGATGGATGAGAAATCAAACTACTATAAACTATACAATAAGACGTATATTTTGGAATTACTAAGTAGAAAAACTATCACTACACGAGAAAAGTATATTCTCTGGAAGATAACTTGCCTAGAGTGCTGGATTAGACAATTTAGTGGAAATAATTGAGTTAGGAGAAACGCTATGAATGTTGAGCAAAAGCAAAAGCTAAAGGAGACTTTTAATATTGCGGCTAAGGAATATATAAATAATGAGTATTTTAATGAATTTTGCGAAAATCTTTTTGGGTTAAATTTGAATCAATATAATCATTTGACAAAAAAGCAGTTGGACTTTTTATTAAGTAATATGATGAAAGACAAAATAGCTAATATTCTTGATTTAGGTTCTGGTTCTGGAATAATAAGTGAGTATGTATCGAAGTCATTAAGTGCTAAAGTTACAGGGATTGATTTCGCCGATGTTGCAGTCAAAATGGCTAATGAAAGAAATAAAAGTAATGCTCTAATAAATTTTTTAGAAATGGATTTTGATGAACTCACATTCCGCGATGATGAATTTGATGCAGTAGTTTCCATAGACACTCTCTATTTTTCATCAGATTTACATAAGTTAATAAAGCAACTTAAACGAATAACAAAAAATGGTGGGAAATTGTATA
Coding sequences within it:
- a CDS encoding class I SAM-dependent methyltransferase, with translation MNVEQKQKLKETFNIAAKEYINNEYFNEFCENLFGLNLNQYNHLTKKQLDFLLSNMMKDKIANILDLGSGSGIISEYVSKSLSAKVTGIDFADVAVKMANERNKSNALINFLEMDFDELTFRDDEFDAVVSIDTLYFSSDLHKLIKQLKRITKNGGKLYIFLTTISNGKIGEEIDIKKILRCEKLSFSFTDFTEDERRFWTNHNRVIEEMRRKYSNENLLEELYIEGEYLLKYISENKVSRGFYMVENNAKRT
- the asnB gene encoding asparagine synthase (glutamine-hydrolyzing), translated to MCGISGLISIDKISEYETSNMNKINQELEMRGPDHVGAWMNLSGTVRLNHTRLSIVDNSSAGSQPMRFDHLCITFNGEIYNYSDIRSKLKNSGYKFETRTDTEVMLKAYHLYGTACLVKFDGQFSFAIWDEKKKELFIARDRFGKKPFYYTISDNKFKFSSYLPSLIKNDNQKLSINKTAIDFYFRLGIIPAPHTPFLRYQKLENGVAGIIKLENNKLKMNTWKYYELEFETEGSEVSENKAIKETKNAIVEGVEKRLNTDVNSCVFLSGGLDSSLITAIAYKELNVKIPTIAIGFEETFGKSGDEFEYSDYVSDLFGTHHTKNRISNELVLKNIEDCYLRINEPMWGFDMMGHYLMAKSIKNKYKVALSGMGADEMWMGYSWHREMTKYDMSAEKLFSIFIQNDESLSKYCSDEVLANSDTNDLVKKYFEALNGHKCDEFEKILHSELNLFLPEDALKRSDSTTMRHGLEVRVPFLDSEVINIGRKIHHSLKCKHGIDKYIIKKISESYFSDSFIHREKGYFPVAPLQYQSKEIFEFMKEILMDEKSNYYKLYNKTYILELLSRKTITTREKYILWKITCLECWIRQFSGNN